The proteins below come from a single Streptococcus canis genomic window:
- a CDS encoding sensor histidine kinase has product MQTGKLRIYFGYAAGVGKTYAMLNEAQKAKKAGVDVVAGYIEPHNRPETTALLAGLEHLSPKTIKYKGITLKEFDIDAALKRQPHIILVDELAHTNSFGSRNKKRYQDIRELLCAGINVYTTVNVQHIESLNDVIETITGIQVNERIPDAVFNQADQIELVDIEPLDLLERLDKGKIYAKSQANLAKHHFFTEEKLIALREIALRKAADQINQSAIRSEKVKASLVTKEHVLVCVSPSPYASHVIRAASRLASAFNADFTALYIGSLDRESTNQEADNKLRQHLELAEQLGAKVSIVDADNVSKQIVDYAKVSHVSKLVVGKSSDKTIWPKENIVEVLSQSVPDLDIFVIPNARGKKAPYHDKFSFVSWIPKWQFSFSDLLKTLVMLLLVTLTGLLFRYWNFSVDNIITIYILGVQLNAVWTKGKLSSVISSILSVLCFNYFFTVPYYTFVAFSPNYPITFIIMLIAGLITSSLIKRIQEQARLSTEKSYRTELLLQTNKGLSQADTIPDILEELAVQVKKLLDRDVVIYPVTAGILEEPKYFPTSQSLQTLADYDQLNERGVVEWVLHNNKRAGATTNTLSAAKFLYLSVRGKDHVFAIIGILMEDKAAVDLFEKSVILAVLGEAALALEKERLREEQQKIELKMQKEQLRANLLRAISHDLRTPLTSISGQARLMMETGETLEKQQLTELATYIYDDSMWLINLVENLLSITKLDNDMTLSLSTNILDEVVEEALKHVDRHLKYHNFVLALSNDLLMAKMDGPLIVQVLINIINNAVKYTPEGSQITLTSKQKDQNLVVEVSDDGPGISDQAKEKVFDLFYTAETAAADGKRGLGIGLSLCKSIVTAHGGTIYVRDNSPKGVTIGFTLPLVEVPVLHEK; this is encoded by the coding sequence ATGCAAACAGGAAAGTTAAGAATTTATTTTGGCTATGCGGCAGGAGTTGGAAAAACTTATGCCATGCTTAACGAAGCTCAGAAAGCTAAAAAAGCTGGGGTAGATGTGGTGGCAGGTTATATCGAACCTCATAATCGACCTGAAACAACGGCTTTATTAGCTGGACTTGAGCACTTATCTCCCAAAACCATAAAGTATAAAGGCATTACCTTAAAGGAATTTGACATTGATGCTGCTCTAAAACGCCAGCCACACATTATCTTAGTGGATGAATTAGCCCATACTAACTCTTTTGGGTCGCGTAATAAAAAGAGGTATCAAGATATTAGGGAATTGCTTTGCGCAGGTATCAATGTCTACACTACTGTAAATGTTCAACATATTGAGAGTTTAAATGATGTGATTGAAACCATTACAGGCATTCAAGTTAATGAAAGAATTCCAGATGCTGTTTTTAATCAGGCCGATCAGATTGAATTGGTGGATATTGAGCCCTTAGATTTACTTGAACGACTGGATAAAGGGAAAATCTACGCTAAATCGCAAGCTAATCTGGCCAAACACCATTTTTTTACCGAAGAAAAATTAATAGCTCTAAGAGAAATCGCTCTACGTAAGGCTGCCGATCAGATTAATCAAAGTGCTATCCGGTCAGAAAAAGTCAAAGCCAGTCTTGTGACCAAAGAACATGTCTTGGTCTGTGTGTCACCGTCTCCCTACGCTTCACATGTCATTCGTGCTGCATCAAGGCTGGCCAGTGCTTTTAATGCAGACTTTACAGCCTTATATATTGGCAGTTTAGATAGAGAATCTACGAATCAGGAAGCTGATAACAAGTTACGTCAGCACCTGGAATTGGCAGAACAGTTAGGTGCCAAAGTGTCAATTGTGGATGCTGACAATGTGTCCAAGCAGATTGTTGATTATGCCAAGGTGAGCCATGTTTCCAAGTTGGTGGTCGGAAAAAGCAGCGACAAAACCATTTGGCCGAAAGAAAATATTGTGGAAGTGCTTAGCCAGTCTGTTCCTGATTTGGATATTTTTGTAATTCCCAATGCCAGAGGAAAAAAAGCGCCTTACCATGATAAGTTCTCCTTTGTTTCTTGGATTCCTAAGTGGCAATTTTCCTTCAGTGACTTGCTTAAAACATTAGTAATGTTGTTGCTAGTAACCTTAACGGGTCTTTTATTCCGTTACTGGAACTTCAGTGTTGATAATATTATTACCATCTATATTTTAGGGGTTCAGCTCAATGCTGTTTGGACAAAAGGAAAACTCTCCAGTGTGATTTCTTCTATCTTATCAGTCCTTTGTTTTAATTATTTTTTCACGGTGCCCTACTATACCTTTGTAGCCTTTAGTCCTAATTATCCCATCACTTTTATCATTATGCTGATTGCTGGTTTAATCACTTCTAGTCTCATCAAACGGATTCAAGAACAGGCAAGATTGTCTACTGAAAAATCTTACCGAACAGAGCTCTTATTACAAACCAATAAAGGCTTGTCTCAGGCAGACACTATTCCAGATATTTTAGAAGAACTGGCTGTTCAGGTCAAAAAATTATTGGATCGCGATGTGGTGATTTATCCTGTAACAGCTGGCATTTTGGAGGAGCCCAAGTATTTTCCCACCAGTCAGTCTTTGCAGACCTTAGCCGATTATGACCAACTCAATGAGCGAGGAGTGGTTGAGTGGGTGTTACATAACAATAAACGAGCCGGAGCCACAACAAACACCTTGTCGGCTGCCAAATTCCTGTATTTATCTGTCAGAGGAAAGGACCATGTTTTTGCCATTATTGGTATCCTAATGGAGGACAAGGCGGCCGTTGACCTGTTTGAAAAATCTGTGATTCTAGCTGTTTTAGGAGAAGCCGCCCTGGCCTTAGAAAAAGAAAGATTACGTGAAGAACAACAAAAAATAGAACTTAAAATGCAAAAAGAACAGTTAAGGGCTAACTTGTTAAGGGCCATCTCACATGACTTGCGAACCCCACTGACAAGCATATCGGGTCAGGCAAGATTAATGATGGAAACGGGTGAGACCTTAGAGAAACAGCAGCTAACAGAATTAGCCACCTATATCTACGATGACTCCATGTGGTTGATTAATCTGGTTGAAAATTTATTGTCGATTACCAAATTGGATAATGACATGACCCTCTCGCTAAGCACCAATATTTTGGATGAGGTAGTTGAGGAGGCCTTGAAACATGTCGATCGACACCTCAAGTACCATAACTTTGTTTTAGCCTTATCAAATGACCTATTAATGGCCAAAATGGATGGTCCCTTAATTGTGCAAGTGTTGATTAATATCATCAATAATGCAGTTAAATACACGCCTGAAGGGTCGCAGATTACATTGACCAGTAAGCAAAAAGACCAGAATCTGGTGGTTGAGGTTTCTGACGATGGGCCTGGCATTAGCGACCAGGCAAAAGAAAAGGTTTTTGACCTTTTTTACACGGCAGAAACTGCGGCAGCTGATGGCAAAAGAGGACTGGGAATAGGGTTATCCTTATGTAAGAGTATCGTTACAGCACATGGAGGGACCATTTATGTCCGTGACAATAGCCCTAAAGGGGTTACCATTGGCTTTACATTACCATTAGTGGAGGTGCCAGTATTACATGAAAAATGA
- a CDS encoding TetR/AcrR family transcriptional regulator → MIPDRRVQKTREAIYAAFLKLLNAKGYDRMTVQDVIDLANVGRSTFYAHYASKEALLEQLCQELFHHLFHQQQEIGFEDYVKHILGHFRENKDSVASLLLAKEPYFLLKLSAELEHDVYPQLMATYVPQKVGLPEAFVKQFIISSFIETLTWWLHQRQPITEGELLAYYLQMIGCCQHK, encoded by the coding sequence ATGATTCCTGATCGACGTGTGCAAAAAACAAGGGAAGCCATCTATGCTGCCTTTTTAAAACTTTTGAATGCCAAGGGCTATGACCGCATGACCGTTCAAGATGTTATTGACTTGGCGAATGTGGGACGGTCAACTTTTTATGCCCATTATGCCAGCAAAGAAGCACTCCTAGAACAATTATGCCAAGAACTCTTTCATCATCTGTTTCATCAGCAACAAGAAATTGGCTTTGAAGATTATGTAAAGCATATTTTAGGGCATTTTAGAGAAAATAAAGACAGTGTTGCCAGTCTTTTATTAGCAAAAGAGCCTTATTTTCTCCTAAAGTTAAGTGCAGAGTTGGAACACGATGTCTACCCACAACTAATGGCCACTTATGTCCCGCAAAAGGTAGGCTTACCGGAAGCTTTTGTGAAACAATTTATCATTTCCAGTTTTATTGAGACCCTAACTTGGTGGCTACATCAAAGACAGCCGATTACTGAAGGGGAGTTACTAGCTTATTATTTGCAAATGATTGGATGTTGTCAGCACAAGTAG
- a CDS encoding cation diffusion facilitator family transporter, protein MTASRNIQLVFWLNLGFAIIEMIFACLFSSGAVWADAIHDCGDALAIGLSAWLDRYAHRPKDNQFTMGYHSFRLLGALLTGLVLIGGSVGVILTNFPKLWDPPTIDSQGTLVLGIFAIVINLAASFIVNSGQTTTENLLSLHFLEDILGWLGVILVSLVLRVREWYILDPLLSLLIAVFILSKALPKMWETITILLGALPQSISYKALQSELAALCFLKHIHQLNIWSLDGLDNRATIHICLTNAHRSDDKTCRQSIHQIFKKHHIQEATIEIDQSCRDHDSHGILS, encoded by the coding sequence ATGACAGCTTCTAGAAATATCCAGCTCGTTTTCTGGCTTAATCTTGGTTTTGCCATTATTGAAATGATCTTTGCCTGCCTCTTTTCCTCAGGGGCGGTTTGGGCTGATGCCATTCACGATTGTGGAGATGCCTTAGCTATTGGTTTATCTGCCTGGCTTGATCGCTATGCTCATCGGCCAAAGGACAACCAATTTACCATGGGATATCATAGCTTCCGATTATTGGGGGCCTTACTAACAGGTCTTGTCTTGATAGGAGGTTCGGTTGGCGTTATCCTCACTAATTTTCCAAAATTATGGGATCCCCCTACTATTGATAGCCAAGGGACACTTGTTTTAGGAATCTTTGCTATTGTGATTAATCTTGCCGCCAGTTTCATCGTCAATTCAGGTCAGACAACTACTGAAAATCTGCTTAGCTTGCATTTTTTAGAAGATATCCTCGGCTGGCTAGGTGTCATTTTGGTCTCGCTCGTCCTAAGGGTTCGTGAGTGGTATATTTTAGACCCTCTTTTATCTCTTCTAATTGCAGTCTTTATCTTGTCCAAGGCCCTTCCTAAAATGTGGGAAACCATAACAATCTTACTTGGAGCCCTCCCTCAAAGCATTTCCTATAAGGCCTTGCAAAGTGAATTAGCTGCGCTTTGTTTCCTGAAACATATTCATCAGCTAAACATCTGGTCACTAGATGGACTGGACAATAGGGCTACCATTCATATTTGCCTCACGAATGCCCATCGCTCTGACGACAAAACTTGCCGACAAAGCATTCATCAGATTTTTAAAAAACATCATATCCAGGAAGCAACCATTGAGATTGATCAGTCCTGTAGGGACCATGACAGTCATGGAATCTTGTCTTAA
- a CDS encoding S66 family peptidase: MIQKVGIVSLSSGILGEDMVKHELDLGIKRLKALELDPVFLPNALKGLEYLKSHPEARAADLMEAFADPTIDMVLCAIGGDDTHRLLPFLFSDKQLEKVMQEKVFLGFSDTTMNHLMLHKLGLKTFYGQSFLADICELEEEMLPYSLAYFKELIETGSIAAIKPSEVWYDERTDFSQAALGTKRVAHSNQGFKLLRGPAQFSGEILGGCLESLYQIFDGSRYADSVSLCQQYDLFPSLADWEGKILLLETSEEKPNPTLYRHMLEALKETGIFSVISGVLVGKPMDEIYYDDYQNILLEVIDTAIPILYNISIGHATPRAIVPFGVKAFVDANQQLIRFDC, translated from the coding sequence ATGATTCAAAAAGTTGGTATTGTCAGTTTATCAAGTGGTATTTTGGGTGAGGACATGGTCAAGCATGAGTTAGATTTGGGCATCAAACGGTTGAAGGCTTTGGAACTTGATCCTGTCTTTTTACCAAATGCCTTAAAAGGGTTGGAATATTTAAAGAGCCATCCGGAAGCTAGGGCTGCTGATCTTATGGAAGCTTTTGCAGATCCGACCATTGACATGGTGTTATGTGCCATCGGTGGGGATGATACCCATCGTCTTTTGCCTTTCCTTTTCAGTGACAAACAACTCGAAAAGGTTATGCAAGAGAAGGTCTTTCTTGGCTTTTCAGACACAACCATGAACCATCTCATGCTCCACAAACTAGGACTTAAAACTTTTTACGGTCAATCTTTTCTTGCAGATATTTGTGAATTGGAAGAAGAGATGTTACCCTATTCCTTAGCCTATTTTAAGGAATTAATCGAGACGGGAAGTATTGCTGCCATTAAACCAAGTGAAGTGTGGTATGACGAGCGGACAGATTTTAGCCAAGCAGCCTTGGGGACCAAACGAGTGGCTCACTCCAATCAGGGATTTAAACTATTACGAGGTCCAGCTCAATTTAGCGGAGAGATCTTAGGGGGCTGTCTAGAATCCCTCTATCAGATATTTGATGGGTCACGATATGCTGATAGTGTGTCTCTGTGCCAGCAATATGACTTATTCCCTTCTTTGGCGGATTGGGAGGGCAAGATTCTTTTACTTGAAACAAGTGAAGAAAAGCCAAATCCAACTCTCTATCGTCACATGCTTGAAGCCTTAAAAGAAACAGGCATTTTCAGTGTCATATCTGGTGTCCTGGTCGGCAAACCTATGGACGAAATCTACTATGACGATTATCAAAACATTCTTTTAGAGGTTATTGATACTGCTATTCCTATTTTGTATAACATTTCTATTGGGCATGCTACCCCAAGAGCTATTGTGCCATTTGGAGTGAAGGCCTTTGTTGATGCAAACCAGCAGCTTATTCGTTTTGATTGTTAG
- a CDS encoding phosphatidylglycerophosphatase A family protein, with amino-acid sequence MTTDHQLREVSYQLLAERGVSLEAIAELVLFLQNNYIPNLTMAECLESVEAVLEKREVQNAIITGVELDRLAEANQLSEPLLSILKTDQGLYGIDEILALSIVNLYGSIGFTNYGYLDKTKPGIVDKLNHKDGKSCHTFLDDIVSAIAAAAASRIAHNDPAKSAITNQQ; translated from the coding sequence ATGACAACTGACCATCAACTACGAGAAGTTTCTTATCAATTACTGGCTGAACGAGGGGTTTCTTTAGAAGCTATCGCAGAGCTAGTACTTTTTTTGCAAAATAATTACATCCCCAATTTGACCATGGCAGAATGTTTAGAGAGCGTTGAGGCGGTGCTTGAAAAACGAGAAGTCCAAAACGCCATTATCACTGGGGTAGAATTGGATAGATTAGCTGAAGCCAACCAGCTGTCTGAGCCACTCCTTAGTATCTTAAAAACCGACCAAGGCCTGTATGGAATTGATGAAATCTTAGCCTTATCCATTGTTAACCTCTATGGTTCCATCGGCTTTACCAATTATGGGTATCTGGACAAGACAAAGCCAGGGATTGTTGATAAACTCAACCACAAAGACGGCAAGTCCTGCCATACCTTTTTAGATGACATTGTCAGCGCCATTGCTGCAGCAGCCGCCAGTCGTATTGCCCACAATGACCCCGCTAAAAGTGCTATTACCAACCAACAGTAA
- a CDS encoding glycerol dehydrogenase codes for MKVFASPSRYIQGKNALFTNAEILKQLGDNPILLCDDVVYGIVGKTFETYLKDKGMTPVHVAFNGEASDNEINRVVAIAKDNGSNVIIGLGGGKTIDSAKAIADVLTVPVIIAPTIASTDAPTSALSVIYTDEGAFEKYIFYSKNPDLILVDTQVICQAPKRLLASGIADGLATWVEARAVMQKNGDTMAGGNQTLAGVAIAQACERTLFADGLKAMASCDRQVVTPALENVIEANTLLSGLGFESAGLAAAHAIHNGFTALTGDIHHLTHGEKVAYGTLTQLFLENRSREEIDRYIDFYQAIGMPTTLKEMHLDTASPDDFLKVGRQATMAGETIHQMPFVISPEDVAAALVAVDAYVTSR; via the coding sequence ATGAAAGTATTTGCAAGTCCATCTCGTTACATTCAAGGTAAAAATGCCTTGTTTACCAATGCAGAAATCCTGAAACAACTAGGGGATAACCCCATTTTACTTTGTGATGACGTGGTTTATGGTATCGTCGGAAAAACATTTGAAACTTATTTGAAAGATAAGGGCATGACCCCTGTTCACGTAGCCTTTAATGGGGAAGCCTCTGATAATGAAATCAACCGTGTGGTTGCTATTGCCAAGGACAATGGTAGCAATGTCATCATCGGTCTTGGTGGCGGTAAAACTATTGATAGTGCTAAAGCTATTGCAGATGTGTTGACTGTTCCAGTGATTATTGCCCCAACCATTGCCTCAACAGATGCCCCAACCTCAGCCTTATCGGTTATTTACACCGATGAAGGAGCCTTTGAAAAATACATTTTCTATTCAAAGAATCCAGATCTTATTTTGGTTGATACACAAGTGATTTGTCAGGCACCAAAACGGTTATTGGCATCAGGGATTGCAGATGGGTTAGCAACATGGGTAGAAGCACGTGCTGTTATGCAAAAAAATGGAGACACCATGGCAGGTGGCAATCAAACGCTGGCAGGAGTTGCTATTGCGCAAGCCTGTGAACGAACCTTGTTTGCAGATGGCCTAAAAGCGATGGCTAGTTGTGACAGACAAGTCGTGACCCCAGCCTTGGAAAATGTCATTGAAGCCAATACACTCCTTAGTGGGCTTGGTTTTGAAAGTGCGGGTCTGGCTGCTGCACACGCCATTCACAATGGCTTTACAGCGTTGACAGGTGATATTCATCACCTTACTCATGGTGAAAAAGTCGCCTATGGCACGTTGACGCAACTCTTCTTGGAAAATCGTTCGCGCGAAGAAATTGACCGCTACATTGACTTTTACCAAGCTATTGGCATGCCAACAACCCTCAAAGAAATGCATTTAGACACGGCTAGTCCAGATGATTTCTTAAAAGTTGGCCGCCAAGCCACAATGGCAGGCGAAACCATTCACCAGATGCCATTTGTTATCAGTCCAGAAGATGTGGCTGCAGCCTTGGTTGCTGTTGATGCCTATGTCACTAGTCGATAG
- a CDS encoding fructose-6-phosphate aldolase produces the protein MEYMLDTLDLDAIKKWNHILPLAGVTSNPSIAKKEGDIDFFERIREVRAIIGDQASIHVQVIAQDYKGILKDAAEIRKQCGDNIYVKVPVTTEGLAAIKTLKAEGYHITATAIYTTFQGLLAIEAGADYLAPYYNRMENLNIDPEAVIGQLAEAIDRECSDSKLLAASFKNVAQINKSFALGAQAITAGPDVFEAGFAMPSIQKAVDDFGKDWEAIHHRKSI, from the coding sequence ATGGAATATATGTTAGACACTTTAGATTTAGATGCCATTAAAAAATGGAATCACATTTTGCCTCTTGCAGGTGTGACCTCAAACCCTTCTATTGCCAAAAAAGAAGGTGACATTGATTTCTTTGAACGGATTCGAGAAGTTCGTGCCATTATCGGTGATCAGGCTTCTATTCATGTTCAAGTGATTGCTCAAGATTACAAAGGCATCTTAAAAGATGCTGCTGAAATTCGTAAACAATGTGGGGATAATATTTATGTCAAAGTACCTGTCACCACAGAGGGGCTTGCGGCCATCAAAACCTTGAAAGCTGAAGGCTATCATATTACAGCGACAGCTATTTATACGACTTTCCAAGGTTTATTAGCCATTGAAGCTGGTGCTGATTATTTAGCCCCTTACTACAATCGTATGGAAAATCTTAACATTGATCCAGAGGCCGTGATTGGGCAATTGGCAGAAGCTATTGACCGTGAGTGTTCTGACAGTAAACTATTAGCAGCAAGCTTTAAAAATGTGGCTCAGATCAATAAATCCTTTGCCTTGGGAGCACAAGCCATCACTGCTGGGCCAGATGTGTTTGAAGCAGGATTTGCTATGCCGTCTATTCAAAAAGCGGTTGATGATTTTGGCAAGGATTGGGAAGCCATTCATCACCGCAAGAGCATTTAA
- a CDS encoding glycyl radical protein, whose amino-acid sequence MTDVKTPYFGNLTDRMNQYREAVLEKKPYIDAERAILATEAYQKHQNKPANLKRAYMLQNILENMTIYIEDESLIAGNQASSNKDAPIFPEYTLEFVLNELDLFEKRDGDVFYITEETKQQLRDIAPFWENNNLRARCGVLLPEEVQVYMETGFFGMEGKMNSGDAHLAVNYQKVLEHGLKGFEERARAAKAALDLTIPENIDKYHFYDAVFIVIDAVKTYAKRYAQLARELAETAKPERRAELLDIARICDKVPYEPAETFAEAVQSVWFIQCILQIESNGHSLSYGRFDQYMYPYVKADLEAGRETETSIVERLTNLWIKTLTINKVRSQAHTFSSAGSPLYQNVTIGGQTRDKKDAVNPLSYLVLRSVAQTKLPQPNLTVRYHKGLDNTFMNECIEVMKLGFGMPAMNNDEIIIPSFIKKGVSEEDAYDYSAIGCVETAVPGKWGYRCTGMSYINFPKILLITMNDGIDPASGKRFATGHGHFKDMTSYEELKAAWDATLREITRMSVIVENAIDLGLEREVPDILCSALTDDCIGRGKTLKEGGAVYDYISGLQVGIANLSDSLAALKKLVFEEGRLTPEELWQALESDFAGERGEEIRQMLINDAPKYGNDDDYADSLVVEAYDTYIDEIAKYPNTRYGRGPIGGIRYSGTSSISANVGQGKGTLATPDGRHAGTPLAEGCSPEHSMDKKGPTSVLKSVAKLPTDEIVGGVLLNQKVNPQTLAKEEDKLKLMALLRTFFNRLHGYHIQYNVVSRETLIDAQKHPEKHRDLIVRVAGYSAFFNVLSKATQDDIIERTEHTL is encoded by the coding sequence ATGACTGACGTAAAGACCCCTTATTTTGGCAACTTAACAGATAGAATGAACCAGTACCGCGAGGCAGTGTTAGAAAAGAAACCTTACATTGATGCTGAGCGTGCCATTTTGGCAACAGAAGCCTATCAAAAACATCAAAACAAACCAGCCAACCTGAAACGGGCTTACATGTTGCAAAATATTTTGGAAAACATGACCATTTATATTGAAGACGAAAGCCTCATTGCTGGTAATCAGGCCTCTTCAAATAAAGATGCGCCGATTTTCCCAGAATACACTTTGGAATTTGTCCTCAATGAACTTGATCTTTTTGAAAAACGAGATGGAGATGTGTTTTACATTACCGAAGAAACCAAGCAACAGCTGCGAGATATTGCCCCATTCTGGGAAAACAATAACCTCCGTGCTCGCTGCGGAGTCTTGCTTCCAGAAGAAGTTCAAGTGTATATGGAAACAGGTTTCTTTGGCATGGAAGGCAAGATGAATTCGGGAGATGCCCATTTAGCTGTCAATTACCAAAAAGTGTTGGAACACGGCTTGAAGGGATTTGAAGAACGGGCACGAGCTGCCAAAGCTGCACTTGATTTGACTATTCCTGAAAATATTGACAAATACCATTTTTACGATGCTGTCTTTATTGTCATTGATGCAGTCAAAACTTATGCCAAACGCTATGCCCAATTGGCTAGAGAATTAGCAGAGACGGCTAAGCCAGAACGTCGAGCAGAATTGTTAGACATCGCGCGCATTTGTGACAAAGTGCCTTATGAACCAGCAGAAACGTTTGCAGAAGCTGTGCAATCCGTCTGGTTTATTCAGTGTATCTTGCAAATTGAATCAAATGGGCATTCCCTCTCTTATGGCCGTTTTGACCAGTACATGTATCCTTATGTCAAAGCTGATTTGGAGGCTGGCCGTGAAACAGAAACCTCAATCGTTGAACGGTTGACCAACCTCTGGATTAAGACCTTGACCATTAACAAAGTGCGGAGCCAAGCCCACACCTTCTCATCAGCAGGTAGTCCACTTTACCAAAACGTGACTATTGGTGGTCAAACACGAGATAAAAAAGATGCGGTCAACCCACTGTCATACCTTGTCCTGCGGAGTGTGGCTCAAACCAAATTACCACAACCTAACTTGACTGTTCGCTATCATAAAGGCCTAGACAATACCTTTATGAACGAGTGCATCGAGGTCATGAAACTTGGTTTTGGCATGCCAGCCATGAACAACGATGAAATCATCATTCCATCCTTCATCAAAAAAGGTGTCTCAGAAGAAGATGCTTACGATTACTCAGCCATTGGTTGTGTGGAAACAGCAGTTCCAGGGAAATGGGGCTACCGTTGCACTGGTATGAGTTACATCAACTTCCCTAAAATCTTGCTGATTACCATGAATGACGGGATTGACCCAGCATCAGGGAAGCGCTTTGCAACAGGACACGGTCATTTCAAGGACATGACATCTTATGAAGAATTAAAAGCAGCATGGGATGCCACCCTGCGCGAAATTACTCGCATGAGCGTCATTGTTGAGAATGCCATTGACCTAGGTCTCGAGCGTGAAGTGCCAGATATTTTGTGCTCAGCCTTGACAGATGATTGTATCGGCAGGGGCAAGACCTTAAAAGAAGGCGGAGCTGTTTACGACTACATCTCAGGCCTTCAAGTCGGGATTGCCAACCTATCTGATTCCTTAGCAGCGCTGAAAAAATTAGTGTTTGAAGAAGGTCGCTTGACCCCAGAGGAACTCTGGCAGGCCCTTGAAAGTGACTTTGCTGGAGAACGCGGAGAAGAAATCCGCCAAATGCTAATCAATGACGCACCAAAATATGGTAACGATGATGACTACGCAGATAGTCTCGTGGTAGAAGCCTACGATACCTACATTGATGAAATTGCCAAATACCCAAATACCCGTTATGGCCGTGGCCCAATCGGAGGTATCCGCTATTCTGGGACCTCATCAATCTCAGCCAATGTCGGACAAGGAAAAGGAACCTTGGCGACACCAGACGGTCGCCATGCAGGCACACCACTAGCAGAAGGTTGTTCACCAGAACACAGCATGGACAAAAAAGGCCCAACATCTGTCCTTAAATCTGTTGCTAAATTACCAACTGATGAGATTGTGGGAGGTGTTCTCTTGAACCAAAAAGTTAACCCACAAACCCTGGCCAAAGAAGAGGACAAACTGAAATTAATGGCCTTGCTCCGCACCTTCTTCAATCGTCTCCACGGTTACCATATTCAATACAATGTGGTATCGCGTGAGACCTTGATTGATGCCCAAAAGCATCCGGAAAAACACCGTGACCTTATTGTTCGTGTTGCTGGGTATTCTGCTTTCTTCAATGTTCTATCAAAAGCAACCCAGGATGACATTATTGAACGTACGGAACACACACTTTAG